In the Bacillota bacterium genome, CCATGGGCCCCGCTCCAGACGAAAGGCCAGGCCCTGCTTCTCGAGGATCTCATCTTGCAGCACCCTCAAGATGCGGGCCATCGTCACCGCCTACATGCGCACTGCATTCGGACGCCGCACCAGCCTCCTCACAACGCCAATGAGCGGCTCGCCGAACAGCGCGGCGAATATGCACACGATCAGCCCGGCGCAGATCGGGCGAGTGAGGAAGGGGATCAGACTCCCCCCTGTCTTGATGAGGCCCACTCTCAGGTTGTCCTCCACCATCGGGCCCAGGATGAGTCCGAGCACCATCGGGGTAAGCGGGATTCCCGCGCCCTCCATTATGAATCCGAGCAAGCCAGCCCCTAGCATTATGTAGATATCCACAGTGCTGGACCGGAGGGCGTAGGACCCGAGCACTGAAAGAGCGACAACCGTCGCCATCACGATCGCCCTGGGGAGCCGCAGAAAGAGCGCGAAGGCCTTGATTCCTGCGTACCCTATCGCCACCAGGATGAACTGAGAAATGACGGCTACGGCGAACATACCGTTCAGGAGTTCGTGACTGTCCTGGAAGATCGTCGGACCAGGCCTGAGTCCGTACATGAGCATCGCACCAAGGACTATGGCCGTTATCGTGTCTCCCGGAACCCCAAAGACCAGAGCCGGGATCCAGGTACCCCCGAGAGCCGCGTTGTTCGCCGCCGTGGGCGCGACCACACCTTCTTCGTACCCGGTTCCATACTTCTCTGGGTGTGCGGACGTCCTCTTTCCGACCCCGTACGCCACCCAGGCAGCTACGTCTGCCCCGGTCCCGGGCAGAGCTCCGATGAATGTTCCCACAATCGACGACTTGAGCACCGTGGCCTTAAACCGCCACAGTACCCTGAGTGCCTTTGTGAGTGAACACGGCATCTGCTTTGTGACCGCGGGCCTGTTGTCGCCGAGGGGGTTGTTGAGGAACCGGAAGACCTCAGAGAGACCGAACAGACCTATCATTACAGGGATGAACTCTATCCTGCCGGCGAATTCCGGCACACCGAATGAGAACCGGGGGTACCCGGTCGTAACATCTGCCCCGACACAGGAGATGAGTAGGCCGGCAAGGACGGAGATGAACCCGCGGAGGGTGTTGCCCCGCGCGATGATGGCGCTCATAGACAGCCCGAACACACCGAGCCAGAAGTACTCGAAGTTGCTGAAGCGGAGCGCGAATGTAGCAAGCGGTCGTGAGGTGAAAATGAGGAGCGCTACCCCTATCAGCCCACCCACGGCAGAGCCGACGAGGTCTATCCCCAGTGCCGCCTCGCCCTCGCCTCTCTTGGCCATCTCGTACCCGTCGAGCACGGCGGCCCCCGAGGCGGGGGTCCCCGGTATCCTGAGAAACGTGGCGGGTATGTCTCCGGCAAAGATCGCCGTGAACTCTATTCCGAGTATCATCGCGAGAGCGCCGAGCGGAGTCAAGTAGTAGGTCGCAGGTATTATGAGAGCCACAGCCATGGTAGCCGTCAGGCCCGGCATCCCGCCCACGAATATCCCGAACGCCATCCCGATGACCCACGGTACAAGAACCTGGAGCTGGAATATGTCAGCTATCACCGGATACGCCTCCCGATCACCAGAAACTCAAGACGCCTGTTGGGAGCGGAACCCTTAACAACCTCGCAAAAATCAGCGCCAGGCCTACGGTCACCAGGATGGAAGCAAGAATACTCTGAGCAGGCCTCACCTTGAACCTAAGCATGATAATCGTGGACATGATGGCGGTGGTCAGAAGAAAGCCCAGCCTTTCGTGAAGGACTCCGTAGGCAATGATGCACGCGACCATGATGAGACCACTGAGGAAACCCTGGTTTCCAAACAGTCCGGCCAGCGTTCTGACTGGGCACTGATCTGACGAGGTCTCCGAACCTCGTGCACGAAAGGCCACGACGAATTCCGCGGCGCCGCATACTAGTAGCCCGAAAGCGATGAGATTTGGGAAGAAAGCCGGACCCGGAAGCTCAACTCCTCTGACCCGGAAGGCCGGGAAGTCCCGCGTTAGGAGGAGGACGGTCACCCCGAGTGACACACAACAGAGCCCAATTATCAACGATTGTTTTCTCATAACCTCAACCCCTAACGGCTTCGAATCGAAGAACGAGGGGAGGCTCCTCCCGCGTGGGGAAGGGCGGGAGGAGCGCCGGCAGGTGGGTTACTGAATATACCCTCCGAGTTTCAGGACAGTATTCCAGGCCTGATCCTGGGCTGCCATGAAGTCCCCGAACTCTTTGGGGCCTCTGATTCTGGTCCCGAAACCATTCTTGTCCATGAATTCCTTGAACCCGTCTGACGCCACGATCTTGGACATGGCCTTGTAAAGGACTTCCACCACTTCGTCAGGCGTCCCCGCGGGTACCCCGAACCCTCTCCAGGTCCCGGCAGACCAGTCGATGCCTTGCTCTTTGAGAGTGGGCACTTCGGGGAACGAAGGAAGGCGGCTATCGGCCATCACGGCGAGGGCCCTCACCGTGCCTGCCTGCACTTGAGCCGCGGCCTCCGCGAGGCTGCACGTGACGACATCAACGTGTCCCCCGAGAAGTTCGACGAGAGACGGGGCCGCGCCAGTCGTTGGCACCCACGTCACAGCGTCCACAGGAATCCCTGCGACATTCAGCATCCCGATACGGGCGAGATCCCATATCGTCCCTGCTCCGGAGCCTGAGAAGAGAAGCTTGCCTGGGTTTGCCTTTATGTACGCGAGGAGCTCCTTGACGTTCTTCCACGGAGCGTCTGCGCGCACAAGCACTGACGATGCGTCCTCGTTGAACTGCATTATGGGTTTGAAGTCCTTGTACGACACGTCAGCCAGCCCAAGCCAGTGGACCGTCGCGATCTCCAAGGTTATGTGGGTCACGGTGTACCCGTCTGCCTTGGCCCGCGCCCCGGCCCCGTGCCCAACACCCCCGTTGCCGCCGGTCTTGTTCTCCACGACGAAGGGCACTCCCAGCTCCAGTCTGAGTTGGTCAGCCAAGTAGCGCGTCAACCGGTCCGTTCCGCCGCCGGCGGCCCACGGGCAGATCACCGTGACCGCGCGGGTCGGGTATGTCGCTGCGACACCTGGTTGGACAAAGAGAATCAGACAGGCCAATGACAACAGCGTGACTCTGCGCATCAAAGAACCAACACGATTCATCTTCATCTCTCCTTCCGTTCACAGAACACTCATGTTTGATAGACACGACGACCCAGCGTCACTCGGCTCTCAGCAGATGCTCTACCTCCTCCCTGGTGGGTTGGGACACCAGTGGCCCTCGCCCACGGCATGTCATGGCAGCCGCAGCGTTTGCGAACCTGGCTGTTACATCCGGCGAACGCCCTTCCAGAAGACACGCCACGACTGCTGCGTCGAACACATCGCCTGCCCCTACCGTATCCTCCACGTGAACCTGAACACCGGGCGCACGCGAGGCGCCGTCTCTTGTGACAACCAGACACCCATCCGGCCCCATTTTCACCGCGACCAGCGTTACGCCCCCGTCGATCAAGCGCGCTGCGATCTTGACTGGTTCGACATCACCGAACAGGAGATGCGCCTCATCAAGTGTGAGTTCTACAACATCCGCGAGGCGGAGAATGGTATGTCGTACCGCCGCGCGGAGTGTGCTAGATGCCCAGAAACCCGGGCGGATGTTCGGATCGTATGAAACCGTCACGCTGTTGTCCCGGGCAACTTCGATGGCTGCAAAACACGCTTCCATCGCGCTCGGGCTTATTGCCTGGCTTATCCCTGTGAGATGGAGGACCTTGGCGCGAGTCACGTATTGCGTGTCTATGTCGGACTGGCTCAGGTGACTTGCGGCAGATCCTTTCCGATGATAGGTGAACTCGTGGCTCTGGTCATGCGAGCAGGAGAAATAGAGTCCGGTGTAGCCCTCGGCATCAACGACCACATGAGACGTATCTACCCCGGCCCGACTCCATAAGTCCATGAAGCTCCGCCCCCACGCATCGCTTCCCACACGAGTTATGTACCCGGAGGTGTGTCCGAGTTTGGCAAGGGCCACCACGAAGTTCGACGTGTCGCCTCCCCATATCCGCTGAAAAGAAGTCTCTTCGGCGATCGGGCGGCCGGAGGTTCCATAGAACCCGGCGAGCGGCTCACCCAAAGCTACTACCTCGACCATTGCCATGACCTCAATCACCTCATGAGCGATTCCCTTCCGCCGCGGTGCCTCGCGACGAACACGTGCAGATCATTCCATGTGGGCAGGGGTTCGAGATCCCCCCTGGCGGTCACAGCAATCGCCCCCGCGGCGTTCGCGTACATCAGAGCCTCATCGATCGGGCTCCCCTTGAGGATGCACGCCAGGAACGCTGCGTCGAAAGCGTCACCTGCCCCGAGTTCGTCCACCACCGGGACGGAAAAGCCAGGGTCCGACGATGGCACCCCGTCTTTCGGATATGCGCTGGCTCCATGGCTCCCACATTTGACCACAAGGACGCGCGCCGCAGGGCAGAGCTTCCGCAAGATCTCAACCTGGTGCTCTAGTTCATCGTTACCAAAGAGGAAATCAAGATCACCCGTGCCCGTGAAGACAATGTCAGCAAAGGCCAGGAAGGGATCCACAGCCCTGCGCGCCGCTTCTGGGGTCTTGAGAAGCTGAATTCGGATGTTGGTGTCGAAGCTGAACAGTGCTCCGTTGTTGTGGGCGATCTCTGCCAGGCGGAGCGCGGCTTCCCGGCAGCTCTGACTGAGGGCAGGGGTGATGCCAGTGACATGAGCAAGCCTGGCGGAGGAGATCCACTCCGGTTCGATGTCGTCCGGGCCCATCCTGCTCGCCGCAGAGCCGGACCTGTAGTAGTAGACCTTCGATTTCCCCGGAACGGGGTACCCCCTCTGCACCAGATAGACTCCTGTCGGCGCCTCACGGTCCACCGTTACGCGAGAAGTATCCACTCCGTAAGAGTTGAGTTCCATGAGTACGGCCATGCCCATCTCGTCATCCCCCACCCTGGAGATGAAACTAGCATTGAAACCGAGCCTCGCGAGGCCGGCGAGAGTATCCGCCTCACTGCCGGCGACGTGTCGCTCGAACATGCGAACCGCACGCAATGGGCCGGGTTCGGCTGCATTCAACTGGACCATCACTTCGCCCAACGATACAACGTCCAACATGACCCCTCCCGGACACCCTGGTTACCAGGGGCAACCTCCACCGCCAGTCCGCGTATGATGCAGTGCCTCTCTCCCACGAACCCCGGGGATATCAACAGCGCTTGCATAGCCGCTCTGGCTATGGAAGTATTGTGCACTTAGAGACGAATTCCTGCCTCGTGAAGGCGTTCCTACCGACATTCCGCACGTAGATTCTGCCAGCTAATGATTCCGCGAAGAGGAGGCTAGTCCATCATCGAGCGCAGGATCTGTGTATATCTCTTCGCTGAAGCCTGCCAGCCGCAGAAGCCTTGGCACGTCGAAGAGCCGGCCCGTATTGCGCCAGACTCGGCGCACCATCCCTTCGTGTTCGACGTAGGCAACCTGCGCGGTGTCCAACATGTCGAGTATCATCCGAGCCGTCGGCTTCCTCGTCAGCTTCTGCCCGGGTATCATTAGGGGTTCCTCTTCGGTCTCCAAGTTCTTTCGTACCCGCCTTTCCAGCAAGGTGGACATGAGCAGAGCCATTAAGAGCACGTACCCCAGAGCCTCAATCCGGCTCTGCTTCTTTAGGAACACCTGCCCTAGCAGGTAAGGACTTTTGAGAAAGCTGAACCTCGCCTCCACCATCCATTGTTGCTTGTACTCCCCGAGTATGCGCTGAGCTGGATACTTCTTCGTATTCATCACGTTGGTTATCAAGACGAAACATCTCTCCCGCTCTCGCGCCCGGTTTACCTGAGCTTCGTCCACTCCGTGTATCTTGACTTTGGTCTTGTACACCGTTGCCCCCGCGGGGACCTCTTCGTCTTTTCTCGGCCGGCCCCGCCTTGACCGCTTCTCCCTTATGGTTTCCTCCAGGGCCTCGAAGGAAAGCTCGTGGAATCCGTCCTTCCACTTGGCGATGAACAATTCCCCTGCCCGCCTTGCGTCAAGTTCACATACGAACTCTCTGTCGAAAAGCTCTTTAGCCGCCCGTTCGATCTCTTCTCCAGACTTGGCGATCCGCTTCTCCAGGGACTTCTCCTTCCTCGAGTCCAGGGTGGATGACCGGACCACGATGAACCGGTAGTCTGCCTCGGCTATCCGAGCGACGCTCTCGCTAACCCAATACTCAGCCGCACCCTTGCATGAAGAATAGGAGCCAGCGGGTTCCCAGTCGTCCGCCCCGCAAGCCGCTGCGACGGGTTCGCCTACTACCCCGGAAGCAGCCGGTACGTGGGAGATCAACCTGATGTGTTCATATTCTCCGTAGACGGACAGGCTTGTCATATCGAAGTGCATCGAACCCGCATCGACCTCATGAACCTTTAGGGCAGAGGTGATCACGTCCCCGAGAACTTTGTTGGCCCGGGCTTCGAACAGCTTATCCAAGGCTCTACCGAGCGCGTCGGCGAGGCCGATCTCCCTCGACATGGCCGCTACGAGGGAAGTGGCGCCCGCGGTCACCGTCCTTACCGAACCAGGAGCCTCTAAGATAACCTTCATGTCCACCAGCACGCACCCCCGGGTCCCATCCTATCCGGAGGAGTCGAACACGCCTTTAACTGGTCTCTTCCAAAATACCTGCTTGGGAGATGTTACATGCGGAATGTTGGTTCGTACGTGGCACTGGAGCAGGGGATCACCCGTGGTGTACAGGTGAAAACGGATGAGGCGCCAGCCGGACCAGTACTTGCTGATGCCTCACCTGTCATTGCTCTGCTGCGGTAAGCGCGTTTTCCACCGCCTTGAGATAGGCCTTAGTGTTTATGGTTGCACCGCTGACGGTATCCACGTCCAGCGATTGAGTCTCGATGATCTTCCTGACCACCTGCTCCGTGACTTCAGTCTTCGGGATCCGGACTTCCTTCAGGACATCGATATCGGTGACCTTGCCTGACGACACCGTGACCCGAACCGTGTTCGACCACCGACCGCCTTTGAACTGTCCTGTGTAGGTTCCGTCCCTGAGCCTTGTGAAATCTACAGCGCGAATCTGGAGGCTCTTGATAGAAGACTGCCCGGCCATCAGAAAGACGCCTGCTCCTACCATCACTACAACGAATCCTCCGAGAATCGCCAGCAATACCTTCCACATCCGCATCTTCTCCCTGCATTCATCGAATGACATTCACACTTCGACCCTCAGCAGCCAGAAAGCAGTTCTTCAGACCTTCAGTGACATGAACCGATAACTCAACATCGACGAGAACGGCCTCGGCTCTAGGGAACCGCCTGATGAATCCAAGTCCTCTGTTCATCCCGGCCACGAACACGGCCGTCGACAGCGCGTCGGCAATCACGGAACTGTCTGCGACAATGGTCGCGCTCACCAACCCCGAGTCGGCTGGATATCCGGTAGACGGGTCGAGTATATGATGGCGCCTCCTGCCGTGTCTATCTATGAAGTATCGCTGGTAGTCGCCGGATGTGACCACCGCCTTGTCGGCCACGGAAACAAGACCGATCAAGCTACCTTCCTGCCTGGGGTGCTGTATGCCGATCCGCCAGTCTGTCCCGTCAGGTCTTGTCCCGAGGGCCACCACATTGCCTCCTATGTTTGCGAAAGCTGATGTGACGTCGTGGTCCCTGAATACCTGGACGAATCTGTCGCCCGCATAGCCTTTCCCTATGCCACCGAGGTCGATGGATTGTCCGGCCCTCCGGAGCCCGGCGGCCCTTTCGTTGGGGTCCAGTACCAAATCGGTGTAGCCCACCAGAGAAAGAACCCGCCTTATCTTTGAGTCCTCCGGAGGGCTTGATGCACCCCTGCCGATGCTCCATAGGTCCACCAGAGGCCCGATGGTAACATCGAATAGCCCCTGGCAGACACTTGAGAATTCGGCTGCGTGCGACAGCACCTCATATGTGTCAGCGCTCAACCTTTCGCACGAGATACCTGCCGACCTGTTGATCGCGCTTATCTCGCTTCCGGGCACAAATCGGCTCATCAGGCTTTCAAGCCGTGTGGCCTCTCGCCTGATCGCGTGCAGAGACTCTTCGGCGTGTTCACCGAAGGCTCTGTGGGTCATTATTGTGCCCATCCCGAAGCTCTCAGACTCCGCAACGAAGGCCTTGGCCACTGCTAGACCCCTATTCTCCGTCTGCCTGCTCGCGCATTCTGAACCAGGACTCATCAATTTGTATCCTACGACGAGCTTGCGACTTTCCCTTTATTCCAGCTTCGGCGCAGGTCTGTCTCTTTACCGTCCTGCCGGCCCGTCTACTCCCCTGAAGACTCGACCGCCCCCTCAGCCCTGCCTCTTCCGCGCAAGTTCGCATAGAGCATGATAACGAGAAACGCGATGAGCACGAGGCCTATGGGCCGTGTGAACATTGTCCACATGTCTCCGGAGTATGTCAGGATCGCACGTCTGAGCGAGTAGTCGGCGATTGGCCCCACGAGGACTCCCAGGACCATCGGGGCCAGTGGGTACCCGCGCAGTCGCATCAGGTACCCCACCACACCGAAGATGAACATGACCCACACGTCGAACGTGGTGAACCCGGTGCCCCAGGCTCCTATCACACCGAGGGTCACCGCGGCCGGGAGTATGATCTCACGCCTGATGGAGAGAAGGCGTATGAAGTAGGGTGACAGCAGCCAGGAGAGCAGGCGGAACACCACGGCCGAAAACCAGAAGAGCACGATCACCCTCGCGATCAACCCCGGTTGCTCGATGATGAGCATGGGGCCCGGCCGTATGCCGTACATGAACAAAGCCGCGAGCAGAACGGCCGTGGGCCCGCTTCCTGGAATGCCCAGAACCAGCATGGGGATGAGGGCCCCGCCGGAAGTGGCGTTGTTGGCAGCCTCCGGGGCGATGATCCCCTCGGGGTGCCCTGTGCCGAATTTCTCCTTTTCCCTGGACGAACGCTGGGCGGCATCATAGGCCACCCACGGGGCCACGGACTCACCCACCCCCGGCACTATCCCCACTCCGATCCCGATGAGGATCGAACGGATCAGTGTCGTGAAGTAGCGTTTGAACAGACTGAGGTCTGCGACCATGCGTCCAGGCTCGCCCGTCAACTGGTATGGCACTTTCTCGCGAAGGACCCAGAAGACTTCGGCCAGGCCGAAGAGGCCAATCAGGACGGGGACGAACTGAATGCCGCGCATGAGCTCGGGTGTGTACCCGTACCGGAACACGCCCCAGACCGGGTCTGTCCCGGCCATGGCCACCAGAAAACCTGCAAACGCTGCTATCCAGCCTTTCAGCGGGTTCTTGGCACCCAGAGCACCGGCGAGAGTCACTCCTATCAGCGAGACCAGGAAGACCTCCCAGTCCCCCAGTCTCAGCGCGGCCACTGCGATGATGGGCAACAGCAGGAAGGTCCCAAGCTCCCCTCCGATCTCCCCGAAGAAACTGGACCACGTGGCAATGCCTATGGCCTCCCTTGCCCTGCCCTTCTTCGCGAGCGGAAACCCGTCCAGCACGGTGGCAGCCGCCGCAGGGGTTCCAGGGATGTTCAGCATGATCGCTGTCACGCTGCCACCATATATCGCCGCACAGTAGATGCCGACCAGCAAGCCGATCCCAGCGTCCGGAGGCAGGCGGAAGACAAAACCAAGCATGAGGGTCATGGCCATCACAGCGGAAATCCCAGGCAGTATTCCGCCAATGAGGCCCAGGATTCCACCGGCGACCAGCGCGATGAGTGTGACCGAGTTGGAGAGAACGGCCCCCATCATCTGAGGCAACAGCGCCCACTCCTGGGTGAGCAAGCTCCAGTTCATGGCTGTCCCCCCTGCGCTACGGAATCGGCATCTCGAATATCTCGGGTATCAGGTACCCAATGAGTGCGGCGCCGAGGACACTGTAAACCAGGACGTGCCATGCCCTGCCTACGCGAAGATACGCGAAGATCGCGACGAAGAAAAGAAACTGCAGCACTATGAAGTGGATCCATCCCACCAAAGCCACGTAGACTCCTATGAGTGCAACCAGGGTTAGCCACCTGCGGACGATGTCATTGGAAAGGGTGCTCCTAGCCCATCCCGCGATCGACCTGTATCCATGCGTTCGCAGGGTGAGGGCTACCAGTGTTGCGCTGAGGACGAACAGTAGAGACCCGATGAGTGTGGGCGTGAAACCAGCAGCAGTCACGAATCCCAAGGTGCCACGGCGTGGCATGTTCAGCGCGCCCACAATTGCGAAGACCGAGAGAGCCATGAATGCGAGACCCCCGACGACGTCACCGACGGGCCAGTAGTGGTCCTGAAGGTCCCGCGTCTTGGGGGGTATTGGTTTCTCCTCCACCGTTTGACCCCTCACTTCCTACTTGAACTGGCGAATCCGGTTGCCGCTCGCAAGTCTGGGTTGCTAGGAAGAAGGGTGAGTGGGGGACGGCCGGTGCCGGCTGGCTGTCCCCCACCCATTGCCCTACTTGGTGAACTCCGCGAGTTCCTGGGCGAAGAGCTCCTCGACCTTCGCGGGCCAGGGCCTGATCTTCGCTGCAGCCTGGTTGGGCGGCCAGGACCATTCTGTGATCCGCGGGATATTGAACTTCGCCGGGCTGTCAGACACGATGCCCAGCTCGTACTGGGGCCACGTACGGCCCGAGCCGACCTTCGACACGGCCTGGTCAGACGCCACCCCCATCAGCGGCGCGACAATGATCCCGCGGCTCTCGAGACTCTCCTGGAAACGCGGGTGCTTCACCGCATACACGAATGCCTCCGCGATCCGCTCGACGGTCTCCGGCGGTGTGTCTCTTCGGACCGCAATGCCCCAATACGGGTTGATGGCTGTGTAAACCTCCAGTTGCGGGTAGAACCGGTTGATGGTCGGGAACGTTACGCCCCTCCAATGAAAATCCTTGGGGTAGAGGTTGGCCAACGGCCTGACCTGGCCGGCCTCTGCCCAGTCAGAGATGTCTCCCAAAGATACTGAGCAGAACTCGACTGCGCCCGACAGGAGGAAACGTCCCGCTTCGCGTCCGCCATTGTAGGGTACCTCAATGGTCCGGTCGGCAACTCCCGCTGCCTGCACAACGGCCTGCGCGAAGATAGCGCCGTTCCCGCCGGCGCCGGTGCTACCGTAGCGAACCGGCTTGTCTGCCTTCTTGATCGCAGCGATCAGGTCGTTGAGGTCCCTGTAAGGGGAATCTGCCCGAACGTATATGGTCGTCCCACCCATGCCCGCCGGGAAGCTGTAGAAATCCTCCCAGCTGACCTGGGCCTGCTTTGTCACCAGCCAAGTTCCCTGAACCATGGCGCCGCCGAAGAACGTGTAGCCGTCGGGGCGGGACTGTGCTACCCTCTGGCCGGCGATTCCGCCGTTCGCGCCGTCGACGTTCGTGACCTGTATGGGCTTTCCAAGGAACTCGCTCATTTCGCGGACAACGGCACGGACCGTGGTATCGGAAGTGCCGCCCGCGGACCATCCGAGAATGACGGTAATAGCGCGGTCCGGCCAGCTTGCGGCGTAACCGGAGGTGTTCAGCAATGCACTTGCCAGCACCAGTGTCAGAAGCACTGCGAGTCGCTTCATGGCTACGATTCCTCCTTAGCAAAGTGGAAGTTGAGCCAATTCACCACTGCACCGGTCAATCCGAACTCCGCTTTGTGCAACCGCCGGTTCCCTGCCCTCACCCCTTTCTGGATTTCCGCACGGTGACGGATCCTGGCTCACGATCCCTTGACCACTGGGAGTGTCAGAAGCGCGTCTGGGATGACAATGACCCTGGCGCCAGGGTTTCGCGAAAGCTCGTCATCGACCGCTCGTTGTACGGTCTCCGCGGCCTCCAGGTGAATGCGTCTGAGGTCATGAGCGGGTATCAAGCAGTCGGTGATGACCACTCTCGCGTGCTTGAGAATCCACGCCAGTATCAGAGCCTTTTGTTCGCCTGGAGCGAACCCGTTGACCTTCGCGGTCTCGATGATCTCATCAGGGCCTCCTGACCCCGCCATCCACTCCACGTAACCCGGGTGGCCATACCCATCCTCACAGCTTGCAGGGATGATGAGTGTCCCGCCGGCCCTGACGACGGGTCTTGGTCCGAATACTGAAGTGTTGGCAGCCCTGGTGGCCTGGTAGAGGTCGCGGTTCTTTGGGTAGCCCACGCCTGCGACGACCACGTCGCCGGCCTGGTCTATCTCCACCTCGTACAGTGCCCTCGCGGTCTTGACTCCCTCCAGGAATGCCTGAACGGGGTGGCCGGCAACAGCCCTTACCAGCTCTTTCTTGCCGGTCTGAACCACATTCACTATGAAATCCAGCCCGACTGCGGAGGCGGCCTCCGTGAGGAACTCCCTGAAGGCGTTGCCTTCGATGACCCCGAGCCTCGTCTGGGAGAGCATTTCGAAGTTGTGGGTCGCCCCGATGGTCGCCTCGCCCGCTACTCCGACGGCGATGCTCTTGACTCCCCCGCTGTACCCGGCAAATAGGTGCGTCTCTATCACGCCGGTGGATATCCGGACATCGGCCTCGGCGACCTCCTTATTCACCGAGAGGGGAATCCCCCGCCTGGACTTGCCCAGTTCCACCAGGCGGCGTCTGTCCCACGGGTCATGGTTGACGAACCTGATTTTCGAGACTGTGTCCTGGCCGAACATGTCGGCAAGCTCCTCAGAGGTGTTCGGCCTGTGGGTCCCAGTTGCGACCACCGCGGTGATATCGTCGGCTCTGATCCCGCCTGCGACAAGTTCGTCAATGAGTATAGGGACGATTATGTCCTCCGGAAGCTTACGGGTGATGTCCGTGACCACGATGGCGGCTTTCTGGCCGGGCCTCACCATCTCTGACAGGCGCACACTTCCTATGGGGTTCCAGACAGCCTCTCGGATCGCGCGTTCCTCGTCGGCGACTGTGGGAAGCTCGTTACACTCCACGACGGCCACGTCGACCCAATCAGGGATGTCGAATTCCACCAGTCGCCTGCCGTTGGGGACCGCATACCTGGCCACCGACCATCCCTACCTTCCCGAGCGGTCTGCCCCGGCGTCCGGAATTCCCGTCACGCCGTCCTAAGCGCCTCCGGGTTGACCACCCACTTCGGCCTCTGGCCGGTCAGGACGTCCCGCACTCCTTCCGCGGCCCCGGTGGCCATCCTGATCACGCACTCCCGGGTAAGTGCAGCACTGTGCGGCGAAAGCAGCACGTTGTCGAACCCAAAGAGGGGATTGTCCTTATCCGGCGGCTCCCGCTCAAAGACGTCGAGAGCGGCTGCCGCGATGGGGCCGTTTCTGAGGGCGTCGCAGAGCGCCTTCTCGTCGACAACCTCTCCCCGGGAGAAGTTCAC is a window encoding:
- a CDS encoding FAD:protein FMN transferase, which encodes MAKAFVAESESFGMGTIMTHRAFGEHAEESLHAIRREATRLESLMSRFVPGSEISAINRSAGISCERLSADTYEVLSHAAEFSSVCQGLFDVTIGPLVDLWSIGRGASSPPEDSKIRRVLSLVGYTDLVLDPNERAAGLRRAGQSIDLGGIGKGYAGDRFVQVFRDHDVTSAFANIGGNVVALGTRPDGTDWRIGIQHPRQEGSLIGLVSVADKAVVTSGDYQRYFIDRHGRRRHHILDPSTGYPADSGLVSATIVADSSVIADALSTAVFVAGMNRGLGFIRRFPRAEAVLVDVELSVHVTEGLKNCFLAAEGRSVNVIR
- a CDS encoding tripartite tricarboxylate transporter permease, which codes for MNWSLLTQEWALLPQMMGAVLSNSVTLIALVAGGILGLIGGILPGISAVMAMTLMLGFVFRLPPDAGIGLLVGIYCAAIYGGSVTAIMLNIPGTPAAAATVLDGFPLAKKGRAREAIGIATWSSFFGEIGGELGTFLLLPIIAVAALRLGDWEVFLVSLIGVTLAGALGAKNPLKGWIAAFAGFLVAMAGTDPVWGVFRYGYTPELMRGIQFVPVLIGLFGLAEVFWVLREKVPYQLTGEPGRMVADLSLFKRYFTTLIRSILIGIGVGIVPGVGESVAPWVAYDAAQRSSREKEKFGTGHPEGIIAPEAANNATSGGALIPMLVLGIPGSGPTAVLLAALFMYGIRPGPMLIIEQPGLIARVIVLFWFSAVVFRLLSWLLSPYFIRLLSIRREIILPAAVTLGVIGAWGTGFTTFDVWVMFIFGVVGYLMRLRGYPLAPMVLGVLVGPIADYSLRRAILTYSGDMWTMFTRPIGLVLIAFLVIMLYANLRGRGRAEGAVESSGE
- a CDS encoding tripartite tricarboxylate transporter TctB family protein; this encodes MEEKPIPPKTRDLQDHYWPVGDVVGGLAFMALSVFAIVGALNMPRRGTLGFVTAAGFTPTLIGSLLFVLSATLVALTLRTHGYRSIAGWARSTLSNDIVRRWLTLVALIGVYVALVGWIHFIVLQFLFFVAIFAYLRVGRAWHVLVYSVLGAALIGYLIPEIFEMPIP
- a CDS encoding tripartite tricarboxylate transporter substrate binding protein, coding for MKRLAVLLTLVLASALLNTSGYAASWPDRAITVILGWSAGGTSDTTVRAVVREMSEFLGKPIQVTNVDGANGGIAGQRVAQSRPDGYTFFGGAMVQGTWLVTKQAQVSWEDFYSFPAGMGGTTIYVRADSPYRDLNDLIAAIKKADKPVRYGSTGAGGNGAIFAQAVVQAAGVADRTIEVPYNGGREAGRFLLSGAVEFCSVSLGDISDWAEAGQVRPLANLYPKDFHWRGVTFPTINRFYPQLEVYTAINPYWGIAVRRDTPPETVERIAEAFVYAVKHPRFQESLESRGIIVAPLMGVASDQAVSKVGSGRTWPQYELGIVSDSPAKFNIPRITEWSWPPNQAAAKIRPWPAKVEELFAQELAEFTK
- the larA gene encoding nickel-dependent lactate racemase, with protein sequence MARYAVPNGRRLVEFDIPDWVDVAVVECNELPTVADEERAIREAVWNPIGSVRLSEMVRPGQKAAIVVTDITRKLPEDIIVPILIDELVAGGIRADDITAVVATGTHRPNTSEELADMFGQDTVSKIRFVNHDPWDRRRLVELGKSRRGIPLSVNKEVAEADVRISTGVIETHLFAGYSGGVKSIAVGVAGEATIGATHNFEMLSQTRLGVIEGNAFREFLTEAASAVGLDFIVNVVQTGKKELVRAVAGHPVQAFLEGVKTARALYEVEIDQAGDVVVAGVGYPKNRDLYQATRAANTSVFGPRPVVRAGGTLIIPASCEDGYGHPGYVEWMAGSGGPDEIIETAKVNGFAPGEQKALILAWILKHARVVITDCLIPAHDLRRIHLEAAETVQRAVDDELSRNPGARVIVIPDALLTLPVVKGS